One Cryptomeria japonica chromosome 9, Sugi_1.0, whole genome shotgun sequence genomic window carries:
- the LOC131052357 gene encoding receptor-like protein kinase HSL1, giving the protein MKQPKTNLVSTILAPLLTEKEKELAKSVNLKELVYFGYFAIMLRQALSFFFCIITNMLLLWFPHCTSLSPEGLILLKLRKGDWRDTSNALSNWDESHQTPCAWKGISCDTFNTVTGVDITGALVSGNLTSDICTLPNLTVLTLQANAFSGPFPHALLLCKRLRKLDLSSNQFAGSLPSHIFQLSELRVLNLSYNAFSGSIPPAFGMLPKMEALFFNENRLSGSFPKFVGNLKSLKNFKIGSNPLRPGVIPRELGNLRQLQQLWLNNCSLQGEIPTFLSNLTKLEELDISGNHLSGIIPTFLGNLTQLKSLDLWQNNLWGDIPTSLGNLTLLEGLDLSQNLLWGHIPTSLMALSNLTLLYLYANNLSGRIPADIDRMASLSDLDLCNNPLYGTIPRTIANLTYLSDLRLCVTQLAGKIPAELGKLRYLSVLMLYNNKLNGWLPQNLGTYANLIQVDLTESGLEGPLPKNLCRGGVLNIFVTSASNFTGSLPSSFEDCSSLENVYIDNNRLSGVIPPGLWGAVNLKGFFLYNNKFEGKISPSIGQAKHLTRLKISNNRFEGRIPTQVGELKNLLAFEASNNRLSGPIPNELGSLIMVNTLHLDHNFLSDEIPKEIMSLRKLNQLNLGHNRLTGQIPAMFFSEMNNLDLSNNLLSGGVPPELGLLIINVFNVSNNHLSGRIPDNLDNPAYKESFLGNPRLCGGRNLMLPSCSSAHKLPPQSFATILLLPLLIVSVTLVCIYLHCSSQRKRSNAPSWKMTPFHSTEVDETYILRNLKESNVIGSGGAGKVYKVILQNGQAVAVKKIWKMSSSGGIFKRQGEEEGNKMGEVEVDTLGLIRHTNILKLLCCISSEESDFKMLVYEFMPNGSLFERLHCGQGPEVALQWRNRYEIALGAARGLSYMHHDCSPPILHRDVKSSNILLDGDFGAKIADFGVSRVIDCLGEDYTISSYVGSHGYIAPEYADRLKVNEKSDVYSFGVVMLELVSGMKATGEAEYGEGVDIVDWIRNRILMGGEEIAVLDERTVEDNCIEQMRRVLHLGLVCTNRVPNQRPSMKKVLEVLLTWGGENRKETIVHLERISITHRENDNEMVYFSDEPS; this is encoded by the exons ATGAAACAACCGAAAACAAATCTGGTGTCTACTATATTAGCACCTTTGCTCACTGAGAAGGAAAAAGAGCTTGCAAAGTCTGTAAATCTGAAAGAGTTGGTCTACTTTGGGTATTTTGCAATCATGCTCCGCCAAGCGCTCTCTTTCTTTTTCTGCATTATCACCAATATGCTTTTGCTTTGGTTTCCCCACTGCACTTCCCTCTCGCCCGAAGGCTTAATTTTGCTTAAACTCAGAAAGGGAGATTGGAGGGACACCAGTAATGCTTTGAGCAACTGGGATGAGTCTCACCAAACTCCATGCGCTTGGAAAGGAATCTCTTGTGATACATTCAATACCGTTACTGGTGTTGACATCACCGGTGCGCTGGTTTCTGGCAACTTGACTTCTGATATATGCACCCTACCCAATCTCACAGTGTTGACTCTCCAAGCCAATGCTTTCAGCGGTCCCTTCCCGCATGCCCTCCTGCTTTGCAAGCGCTTGCGAAAGCTCGATTTGTCGAGCAACCAGTTTGCTGGAAGCCTTCCCAGTCATATCTTCCAATTGAGTGAGTTGAGAGTCCTGAATTTATCATATAATGCTTTCAGTGGCTCCATTCCTCCAGCCTTCGGAATGCTGCCAAAGATGGAAGCTCTCTTCTTCAACGAAAATAGATTGAGTGGGTCATTCCCTAAGTTTGTCGGGAATTTGAAGTCTCTGAAGAATTTCAAGATTGGCAGTAATCCTCTGCGTCCTGGTGTGATACCGAGAGAGCTTGGCAATTTAAGGCAGCTGCAGCAGTTGTGGCTAAATAATTGCAGTCTTCAAGGAGAGATCCCGACTTTCCTGAGCAATTTAACGAAGCTGGAGGAACTGGACATTTCCGGGAATCATCTCTCGGGCATTATCCCAACATTCCTGGGCAATTTAACACAGCTGAAGTCGTTGGATTTGTGGCAGAATAATCTCTGGGGCGATATCCCGACTTCGTTGGGCAATTTAACGCTGCTGGAGGGGTTGGATTTGTCGCAGAATCTTCTCTGGGGCCATATTCCGACCAGTTTAATGGCGCTCTCAAATTTGACGCTACTGTATCTGTATGCGAACAACTTGTCTGGACGAATTCCGGCGGACATTGATCGAATGGCAAGTTTATCCGATTTGGATCTTTGCAACAATCCGCTTTACGGCACAATTCCTCGTACAATTGCCAATCTCACATATCTGAGTGATCTTCGTCTGTGTGTCACTCAGCTTGCCGGGAAGATACCTGCAGAGCTCGGGAAGTTACGATACTTGAGTGTGTTGATGCTGTACAACAACAAGCTCAATGGCTGGTTACCCCAGAATTTGGGTACATACGCCAATCTGATACAAGTTGATCTGACTGAAAGCGGATTGGAGGGCCCTCTGCCAAAGAATCTATGCAGGGGAGGAGTGTTGAATATCTTCGTAACTTCTGCAAGCAATTTCACTGGTTCCCTGCCTTCGTCCTTTGAAGACTGCAGTTCTCTAGAGAATGTGTACATCGACAACAACCGGCTGAGTGGTGTGATTCCTCCGGGACTGTGGGGTGCTGTCAATCTCAAGGGATTCTTTCTATACAACAATAAGTTTGAAGGCAAGATTTCACCTTCTATTGGCCAGGCGAAACACCTGACACGATTGAAGATAAGCAACAACCGGTTCGAAGGAAGAATCCCTACACAAGTTGGAGAACTGAAAAATCTTCTAGCATTTGAAGCCAGCAACAACCGGTTATCAGGACCCATTCCCAACGAGCTCGGGAGCTTAATTATGGTAAATACTCTTCATCTCGACCATAATTTTCTGTCCGATGAAATTCCCAAGGAAATAATGTCACTAAGGAAGCTCAATCAGCTCAATTTGGGTCACAATCGACTTACAGGCCAAATCCCTGCTATGTTTTTCTCCGAGATGAATAATCTTGATTTGTCAAACAATTTGCTTTCTGGAGGGGTTCCTCCAGAGTTGGGACTATTGATAATAAATGTTTTCAATGTTTCCAACAATCACTTGTCTGGACGCATTCCCGACAATTTAGACAATCCGGCTTACAAGGAGAGCTTTCTGGGCAACCCGAGGCTATGCGGAGGTCGGAATTTGATGCTACCTTCGTGTTCGTCTGCACATAAGTTGCCACCTCAGAGTTTCGCTACAATTCTGTTGCTACCATTACTTATAGTATCCGTGACTCTGGTTTGCATTTATCTGCATTGCTCGTCTCAGAGGAAACGAAGTAACGCGCCATCGTGGAAGATGACACCGTTCCATTCGACAGAAGTCGACGAGACATACATCCTGCGCAATTTGAAGGAGAGTAACGTGATTGGATCAGGAGGTGCTGGAAAAGTTTACAAGGTCATTCTGCAGAACGGACAAGCAGTAGCCGTAAAGAAGATCTGGAAAATGAGCAGCTCAGGAGGAATTTTTAAAAGACAGGGTGAGGAGGAAGGAAATAAAATGGGAGAAGTTGAGGTTGATACTCTGGGACTCATCCGGCACACCAACATCTTGAAGCTTCTCTGCTGCATTTCAAGCGAAGAGTCCGATTTCAAGATGTTGGTATACGAATTCATGCCCAACGGCAGCTTGTTCGAACGTTTGCACTGTGGGCAAGGACCGGAAGTGGCGCTGCAATGGCGGAACCGTTATGAGATTGCTCTTGGCGCAGCTCGTGGGCTGAGTTATATGCATCACGATTGCTCCCCTCCAATATTGCACAGGGATGTGAAATCTAGCAACATCTTGCTGGACGGAGATTTTGGGGCTAAAATTGCAGATTTTGGCGTATCCAGAGTGATTGATTGTTTGGGCGAAGACTATACGATATCTAGCTACGTAGGGTCGCACGGATATATTGCCCCAG AATATGCGGATAGGCTAAAGGTGAACGAGAAGAGCGATGTATACAGCTTCGGAGTGGTAATGTTAGAGCTGGTGAGTGGGATGAAAGCTACGGGTGAGGCGGAGTATGGAGAAGGCGTCGACATCGTGGATTGGATACGCAACAGAATTTTGATGGGCGGGGAAGAGATCGCAGTCCTGGACGAGCGCACGGTGGAAGATAATTGCATAGAACAAATGAGGCGTGTCTTACACTTGGGATTGGTTTGCACTAACCGAGTCCCAAACCAGCGGCCTTCAATGAAAAAAGTGTTGGAGGTGTTACTAACATGGGGTGGGGAAAATCGCAAGGAGACTATTGTGCATCTAGAAAGGATTTCAATAACCCACCGTGAGAACGACAACGAAATGGTTTACTTTTCAGATGAACCGAGCTAG